TCAAATCCCATCAAGCAATTGTGCTAATTGTCACATTTCTAGCTTATGCAAGCTACCATGCTACTCGAAAAACGACTAGTATCATCAAAAGCGCGCTTGATCCTCAATCGCCTGACGAAACCTTGCAATCGGTCTCATTTTTGCGAAGATCGAACGCACTTTCGTGGGTTCTTGGAAACGGTTGGGCTCCGTTTAATGGATCGAATGGGACGGTATTGCTCGGGGATCTTGATTTGGCGTTCTTGTTTGTTTACGCGGTTGGCATGTTCTTTTCGGGACATATTGGGGATAGAATGAATTTAAGGATCTTTTTAACGATCGGGATGGTTGGAACGGGTTTGTTTACTTCGTTATTCGGGCTCGGATACTGGGCAAACATTCATATGTTTTACTACTACTTGGTAGTTCAAATGGCAGCCGGGTTGTTTCAATCGACCGGGTGGCCTTCTGTGGTCGCGGTTGTCGGGAATTGGTTCGGAAAGAGTAAGAGAGGGCTTATAATGGGTATATGGAACGCCCACACGTCGGTTGGAAACATTTCGGGCTCGTTGATCGCTGCGTATTTCTTGAAATACGGGTGGGGTTGGTCCATGGTGGTTCCGGGTTTGATGATTGCGGTTGTTGGAGTCattgttttcatgttcttacCGGTTGATCCTGAATCGGTAGGGGTTGATAGAGACGAAGATGATACCGAATCGCCTAAAAAGGGATTAACCGAGCATCTATTGACCCCGAAGACCGACACCGAGAAAGGGTCACCTGTCGGGTTTCTCGAAGCTTGGAGAATACCCGGGGTTGCGCCGTTTGCGTTTTGCCTCTTTTTCGCGAAGTTGGTTGCTTATACGTTCCTTTATTGGCTCCCGTTTTACATTAGTCACACAGGTACGTGTTTACAGCAGAAGCTATTGGTAGGGTCTAGTGAAAATAATTGTTTGTTATTTCGGTTAATCTAATTATGTTTTTTTTGATATTTGCAGCTATAAGTGGGCAATACTTATCAAGCACGGCCGCCGGGAACTTATCGACATTGTTTGATGTCGGGGGTGTAGTGGGAGGAATCCTAGCCGGTCATATATCTGACCGGCTAAACGCTCGTGCCATTACAGCAGCGAGCTTCACGTATTGTGCGATACCAGCACTATACCTATACCGGAGTTACGGGCATATATCCATGCCAGTAAAcatcattcttatgcttgttatCGGTATGTTTGTTAACGGGCCGTACGCTCTAATAACAACCGCGGTTTCAGCCGATCTCGGGACCCACAAGTCTTTAAAAGGCAACTCGAAAGCACTTGCAACAGTCACCGCGATCATTGATGGAACCGGTTCTATCGGTGCTGCGATTGGGCCCGTGTTAACCGGTTACATTTCGACCCAAAGTTGGAGTGCGGTTTTCACCATGCTTATGGGTTCGGCTTTTGTGGCCGGGTTGTTTTTGACTAAACTGGTCGTGGCGGAGGTAACCGAGAAGTATCAAGATTTACGAAGGGGTTCGAGTGGCGACACGCATCGATCTAGTGCGGTTGAAGAAGTGTGATTAGTCGTAAATAACGATTGTGAAAATTGAGATTTTGTTTAAAGGAGATGTAAAATGGACTTGTATAATACAACTGTTTCTCCTAGATTTTATGTAAAAGGGGAGGATATGATCGGTGTTAAGGCTTGTATATGTAACAATAATGAATACCGGACCGGTTATTGAATCAACCATTTAGTTTGATATGGTATTTGAACCGTTATAAACTGAGTACTCATTTTTCTTGATTACTATCTCGAAATGCAAGTTTGATGATACATAATATAACATGTGTTATGTTTGTATGAATTATAAATttagtaaataataatataactagtactcccactaaaagtgtcatattttaaattttcaaaatctttatttataaactttgaccttaaataattttgtttgtgttagataatacttgatgaaagttatatgatttgagtgtgttttacaagtgtttttatcgggttaatttgCATCAAGTTTTgtataacacaaaaaatatataattaaagtcaaagtttataaataaagactttgaaaattcaaaataagacacatttaatgggacggagggagtattTAGGACCCGCGTTTTGCGGCGAAACGTCAAACCACACAACTCCGTTGCAGTGTGTTAATACAAAAAATTAaccgaaacataaaacatagaaacAAATAATAAGTTGACTTAGGATCCTCGCGTTGCGATTGGGCCATTAAATGGACAATATATAGatgtaaaaatgttgaaccacacccGCGTTGCAGtctgttaactcgcaaaatttagattGAAACGTAACTGAAAATTTTGTGACAAGTTTGTAAAAGATGAATAGTATAGGGCTAAAAGTAAACAAATAATAGTAAAAGTTGTTGAACCACGCACATGCGTTGCAGTGTGTTAACTCGTAAAAATTTGACCGATATGTAAAccataaaaaaataactaagtcgacgTAGGACACACAAACTgatactaggggtgttcaaaaccggacatccgaaattttcggataccagaTTTCACTATGCGAATCGGTATCCGAAATTTCATATATAcaaaattttggatatccgatccgatagtgaatcggatatcagaatatccaattttttatttaattttgattttttaattattttttgataTTCAGAAccagatatttcggatatttttggatatccgaatataagttttcggatacttcggatatttttcggatacttcaGACATTTTCGGATATCTCAAATATCcgaaaaatttttaaaactacTGTCCAAATCccaatccgaaaattcggatatcagAAATTTCAGATAcccg
Above is a window of Helianthus annuus cultivar XRQ/B chromosome 14, HanXRQr2.0-SUNRISE, whole genome shotgun sequence DNA encoding:
- the LOC110905033 gene encoding putative glycerol-3-phosphate transporter 1, whose amino-acid sequence is MGSISEPAHESTTRSTKPPGIKYVECTKKSNISFKSHQAIVLIVTFLAYASYHATRKTTSIIKSALDPQSPDETLQSVSFLRRSNALSWVLGNGWAPFNGSNGTVLLGDLDLAFLFVYAVGMFFSGHIGDRMNLRIFLTIGMVGTGLFTSLFGLGYWANIHMFYYYLVVQMAAGLFQSTGWPSVVAVVGNWFGKSKRGLIMGIWNAHTSVGNISGSLIAAYFLKYGWGWSMVVPGLMIAVVGVIVFMFLPVDPESVGVDRDEDDTESPKKGLTEHLLTPKTDTEKGSPVGFLEAWRIPGVAPFAFCLFFAKLVAYTFLYWLPFYISHTAISGQYLSSTAAGNLSTLFDVGGVVGGILAGHISDRLNARAITAASFTYCAIPALYLYRSYGHISMPVNIILMLVIGMFVNGPYALITTAVSADLGTHKSLKGNSKALATVTAIIDGTGSIGAAIGPVLTGYISTQSWSAVFTMLMGSAFVAGLFLTKLVVAEVTEKYQDLRRGSSGDTHRSSAVEEV